The Salegentibacter sp. Hel_I_6 region CACATATTATATATTTTATTGGATTTACAAAAACATCGCAACCTCTTAAATTTTATTTTTGGTAAAATAAGGAAAGGAAGCTAGGTAAATCTGGCTTTAATAACCTTGCGGTATGTTTCTCCAATAGGTAACCGAATATCTCCATCCAGGCAAATACTATTGCCTTCAAGTATTTTTATTTTTCCAGAGGGAATAATATAAGACCTATGAATTCTTAGGAACTCATTTTTTGGTAGCATCTCGATAATATCTTTCATATTCTCGTGCGCTATAATTTTATCGTTTTTAGTGTGGATTCTAATATAATCCTTTAGGCCCTCGATATATATGATTTCTTCAGGAATGATACGGTAGACCTTTCTTTCTGCTTTAATATAGAAATCCCTGCTTTTAACAGAAGAATTAGAAGCAGCTTTAAAAGAGTTCTGCCAGGCTAAATATTTCTCGACACTTTCATAGAACCGCTGAAAAGAAATAGGTTTCACCAGGAAGTCGATTACCTTGTATTTAAAAGCATCTAAAGCATACTCTTGATAAGCTGAGGTAATAATAAAGTTATGTTGGAAATTATTGCTCATTTGCATGATTTCCATTCCACTGAGTTCAGGCATTTGTAAGTCTATAAATACCAGGGTATTGTCATACTCCTTAAGCAGCTCAAGAGCTTTGTAAGCATCACTCCCTGCATAGATAATATTAAGGTTGGAAACCTTTCCAGCATAATCTTTTAATAAACGAACCGCAAAAGGTTCATCATCAAGAATTATTGTTTTAATTAGTCTTTCCATCGAGCTTAATTTCTAATTGGGCACTAAAATTCTCTTGATTCTGTGTGATCACTAAAGAATGCGCATCGGGATAATTAATAGCTAAGCTTTTTCTAAGATTATCCAGACCTATTCCTCCTAATTTATCTTTTTTCTGGTTATTAATTTTATTCGTGATTTTAAATAACAGCCTATTGCTGGTTTGTTTAAGATCCAAAAGTATTGGGTTTTCCTTATTATACTTTCCGTGTTTCAATGCATTCTCCACCAGGGGACTTAGTAAAAAGGGGGGTATTTGAACATTGGAGTTCTCAATACTAATTTCAAAAGTCACAGTATTTCCATCTTCGTGTCTTAACTGGTCAAGTTCAATATAAGATTTTATATAATTAAATTCCTGCTGTAAATCAATGCGCTCTTTATTGGTTTCATAGGTCGTATACCGCATTAGTTCCCCCAATTTTTCAATTGCCGGCAATGCCTTATCAGATTTAAAATAAACCAGGGAGTAAATATTATTAAGGGTGTTAAACATAAAGTGGGGGTTGAGTTGAGCTTTAAGAAACTTTACTTCCGTTGCACTTTTTTCTTCAACGATATGTTTATTGTATTCCAATAGTCGAATATTAAAAATTAGAATCCAAAGAATAGAACTGATAATGAGCGGGAAACTGCCATAGTAGAGGTTATCATAAATGTAGAAGCTAAGTTCGGTTCCTTCAAAATAATTACCGTGACCGATAAATTGATCAATCAAGACTTCTTCCAGGGCGTATCTCAGGGAAATAAATACCATAAATCCAGCGGCAATACCAATAAGAATTCTTTTCCAGTTAAGCTTTTCAAATGCCCTGGGGAGAATGAGTATATAATTAAAATAGAAGGTAGTAAGAAAAACGATACTAGCAGAAACCTCGAAGATATCTAATTTTCTGATGGTAAAAAGATAGGGGTTTCTAAGATCAAACTGAATAAGCTCGAAGTAAGAAAATAGCAACCAAAAGAGGCCGTGAAAAAGGAGCTCTTTTCTTTTGGTCATAGTGCCGGTATAGGGAAATGATTTCATTAGTGTAAAACTAAAACATTCTAAGCAGGAGTGGGGATGGGTTTGTCGAAAAGTAGGAGGGGTTTGTAGAAAAAACCATTCAGCCTAGCATTAAAATATGATTTTTGAGGAAACTTAAAAACTAAAGAAATGAGAACCACATTAATTATGATGATACTTTTTAGTATCCAACTACAAGCTCAGGAATTAAATGAACCGGTAAAATTTGAAAACACGGTTAAGGTATTAAATATGGGAACCTTTCATATGGGGTATACTACAGATGCTACTACTACTGAATTTGATGAGCACGATCAGGATAACATCGCACGGGTACATCAAATTGCTCAATCTATTGCTGAATTTAAACCTACTGTAATTATTGTAGAAACCTTACCGGATAACAATGAGTATTTACAGAATGATTATAAAGATTATCAGCAAAACCCTAAAATGAAATTTAAAAATCCTTCAGAGGTGGAATTATTGGCATTCGAAGTAGGCCGACTTGCGAAAACAACACGTATTTATGGAATAGACTATAAAGAGGGATATAATTATGGAATCGCAGAGAAAATAAATGACAACTATGGAATTGAAACCTATAAGAAATATTTCACCGTATTGGATTCTCTGCAGAAAAAGT contains the following coding sequences:
- a CDS encoding LytTR family DNA-binding domain-containing protein, giving the protein MERLIKTIILDDEPFAVRLLKDYAGKVSNLNIIYAGSDAYKALELLKEYDNTLVFIDLQMPELSGMEIMQMSNNFQHNFIITSAYQEYALDAFKYKVIDFLVKPISFQRFYESVEKYLAWQNSFKAASNSSVKSRDFYIKAERKVYRIIPEEIIYIEGLKDYIRIHTKNDKIIAHENMKDIIEMLPKNEFLRIHRSYIIPSGKIKILEGNSICLDGDIRLPIGETYRKVIKARFT
- a CDS encoding sensor histidine kinase, whose protein sequence is MKSFPYTGTMTKRKELLFHGLFWLLFSYFELIQFDLRNPYLFTIRKLDIFEVSASIVFLTTFYFNYILILPRAFEKLNWKRILIGIAAGFMVFISLRYALEEVLIDQFIGHGNYFEGTELSFYIYDNLYYGSFPLIISSILWILIFNIRLLEYNKHIVEEKSATEVKFLKAQLNPHFMFNTLNNIYSLVYFKSDKALPAIEKLGELMRYTTYETNKERIDLQQEFNYIKSYIELDQLRHEDGNTVTFEISIENSNVQIPPFLLSPLVENALKHGKYNKENPILLDLKQTSNRLLFKITNKINNQKKDKLGGIGLDNLRKSLAINYPDAHSLVITQNQENFSAQLEIKLDGKTN
- a CDS encoding DUF5694 domain-containing protein — encoded protein: MRTTLIMMILFSIQLQAQELNEPVKFENTVKVLNMGTFHMGYTTDATTTEFDEHDQDNIARVHQIAQSIAEFKPTVIIVETLPDNNEYLQNDYKDYQQNPKMKFKNPSEVELLAFEVGRLAKTTRIYGIDYKEGYNYGIAEKINDNYGIETYKKYFTVLDSLQKKYPEEEMTVLQKLQMSNNPRYKDMLLNINADILTHISTEGNAEGADEAAKMYHRNLVMYSNLNQIELEEDDRVFILMGATHTAFFDMWLERSPKYEVINPNSYLK